The region TGCAGGGCGCCCGCGTTCTGGGCGACCGTCCACGCCGGGTCGCCGCCGGACACGTGCACCGCCGCCGACTGCGCGTCGACCCGGACGTCGAGGCGCCCGAGCGTCGGCGAGTCGTAGCGGACGACGACCGACTTCGCGGGCGTCGCCCCGCCGCGCCTGGCGGCCTGCTCGCGCTCCTCGACGTGGATCCGGGCGAGGATCCCGCCGGGCAGCATCAGCTGGTAGGCATCGGCCGGGACGGTCGGAGATGCGTCGGCCTGCTGAGCGTTCTGCAGCTGTGGTGCGCCCGGGGGTTCCACGACGCGCAGGTGCAGGCGCTCGGTGCTCGCCTCCTCGACGCGCAGCCGCAGCACCTGCCCGGCGATGACGCCCTCCGGCAGCTGGGCCTGCATCCGGACCCCGGCGAGCACCAGCGTCCTGGGATCGAGCACCCGCGCCTGGACGACGACGCCCGGCACGAGCCTGACGTCGGGCAGCAGACCGCGCAGCAGGACGAGGCTGATGGGCGCGGCGCCGGACATGTCCGGCAACAGGTTCGCACGTCGTCCGGAGTCCTCAAGTCGGCCCTGTCGCCGCCGAGGAACAAGGAGGCATGGAACGCGGGCTTTACATCGCCGCCGCCGGCATGGTTGCCGAGATGGTGCGGCAGGACCAGATCTCCAACGACCTGGCGAACGCAGCGACCCCGGGCTACAAGTCCGACCAGTCGCAGCAGCGGTCGTTCAACGACCTCCTGCTCCAGAACACCAAGACCGGCGAGACGATCGGCAAGCTCGGGCAGGGCCCGCTCATCACCAAGACGGTGACGGACCTGGACCCGGACGCGCTGAAGCCCACGCAGGAGCCGCTGGACCTCGCGATCGAGGGCCAGGGCTACTTCGGCGTGCAGACCTCGGCGGGCGTCCGCTTCACGCGCGACGGCTCGTTCCAGGCCAACGCCCAGGGCTACCTGACCGACCAGCAGGGCAACACCGTGCTGGGGTCCGACCGCAAGCCGGTGAAGATCAACGCCGACGGCACGGTCGACACGGCCAAGGTCGGCAACTTCGCGCTGACGGGCGTCAAGAAGCAGGGCGACTCCTACTTCACCGGCACCGCCGCCGGGAAGGGCACGGGCGAGATCCGCTCGGGCTACCTGGAGAGCTCGAACGTCGAAGCCGGCAAGGTCATGGTCGACATGATGGCCTCGCTGCGCGCGTTCGAGGCCGGCCAGAAGGCCATCCAGACGATCGACGGCACGCTTCAGCAGGCCGCCGGTCAAGTCGGCAACCTCCCCGCGTAACCACGGCCCAGAGGGCCGCGGTTCCGTTGCGGGTGTTCGCCCAGAGGGCGAAACCCGCGCGTCGCCAACCTCCGACACCGTCCGAGTTAGGACGAATGTCCAGGGACTTCTCAAGTCGGTTCGGCCCTTGCCGATCACCGGAGAGACAGAGGACCTCCGATGGCTGGACCACCCGCTGGTGGAAGCCGGAGCTCCTGATCTCCCTCCTTCTCAGGAGACCCGGTTAACAGTGCTCGAAGGCATGTACACGGCCGCTGCCGGCATGGCAGCGCAGCAGACGCGCATCGACGCGGTCTCCAACGATCTCGCGAACGTCGACACGACGGGCTACAAGTCCGCGCGTCTCGCGTTCCGTGATCTCGTGTACGACTCCGCCCAGGGCTACGGCGCCGCGAAGGCCGTCGAGATCGGGGCGGGTTCCGCTGCCACGTCGATCGGTCGCAGCTCCGCGCAGGGCGACCTGCAGCAGACCGGCCGCTCGCTCGACGTCGCGCTCAACGGCCCGGGCTTCATCCAGGTCAAGCTGGCCGACGGCAGGACGGGCATGACGCGCGACGGCAACCTGCAGGTCTCGCCGGACGGCAGGCTCCGCCTCTCCAGCGGCCAGCTGGTCGACCCGCAGATCACGATCCCCCAGGGCGCCGACGACGCCGCGATCGCGATCAAGGCCGACGGCACCGTCTCCTACCAGGGCAGGTCGCTCGGGCAGCTCAAGCTCGTCGACGTGCCCGCCGAGTCCGGCCTGCAGGGCGGACCGGACAACACCTTCGTGGCGACCAAGGCCAGCGGCGCGATCCGCGCGGCCAACAGGTCCACCATCTTGACCCAGGGCACCCTGGAAGGGTCGAACGTCGACGAGTCGCAGGCGATGACCGACATGATCGAGGCCCAGCGCGCGTTCCAGATGGCCAGCAAGGCCATCACGACGCAG is a window of Conexibacter woesei Iso977N DNA encoding:
- a CDS encoding flagellar hook-basal body protein; the protein is MERGLYIAAAGMVAEMVRQDQISNDLANAATPGYKSDQSQQRSFNDLLLQNTKTGETIGKLGQGPLITKTVTDLDPDALKPTQEPLDLAIEGQGYFGVQTSAGVRFTRDGSFQANAQGYLTDQQGNTVLGSDRKPVKINADGTVDTAKVGNFALTGVKKQGDSYFTGTAAGKGTGEIRSGYLESSNVEAGKVMVDMMASLRAFEAGQKAIQTIDGTLQQAAGQVGNLPA
- a CDS encoding flagellar hook-basal body protein; protein product: MYTAAAGMAAQQTRIDAVSNDLANVDTTGYKSARLAFRDLVYDSAQGYGAAKAVEIGAGSAATSIGRSSAQGDLQQTGRSLDVALNGPGFIQVKLADGRTGMTRDGNLQVSPDGRLRLSSGQLVDPQITIPQGADDAAIAIKADGTVSYQGRSLGQLKLVDVPAESGLQGGPDNTFVATKASGAIRAANRSTILTQGTLEGSNVDESQAMTDMIEAQRAFQMASKAITTQDQMLEMANQVKK